AATCCGCCTTCGCCTTCGGCGAGACCACGCTGAAGACGCTCGGCCTCGACGAGGCCGAGGCCGCCGAGATCATGCAGGACGTGCGCCGGCGCGACGCCGAGCGGCTGGAGATGCAGCTCACCGGAGGCATGTATGCCGGCACCGGCCTCCTCAAGGGCAACGCCCCGACGCCCGCCCCGCTGTCACAGCCGAGGAAGCCCGGCCAGGTGATGAATCCCGGCGCGGCGCCGTCCCCGCCGACGGGCGGCAACTGACCGTCCGCGCCACGGCCGCCGGCGGCCGGCCTGCACGGCAGGAGGGCAGCCGGCAGTCGAACCTGCCGATCGATAAGACTTTCCGTGGCGGGAGGCAGGGTCGTTAAGGTTGTCATGCTAGCCTTCTTCCCGCGGGCGTCGCGCGGCGGCGTCGAACGGGATCATGATCGTGACGACAGGCAGGCTCCATTACGTCGACTGGCTCCGGGTTCTGGCCTTCGGCCTGCTCATTGTCTACCACTGCTCGGTCGCCTTCTTCCCCGACATGTCCTGGCTGGTGAAGAGCGGCGAGACGAGCCAGGTCCTGTCATGGGCGATGGATTTCCCGCGTGCCTGGCGGCTGGCGCTGCTCTTCTTCGTCTCCGGCATGGGCACCTGGTTCGCCTTCCGCTCCGCGCCGGGCTTGACCTTCCTGCGCGACCGCACGCTGCGGCTGCTGGTGCCGCTGCTCTTCGCCATGGCCGTCGTGGTGGTGCCGCAGGTCTGGCTCGAGCGGGTGATGGAGGAGGGCTACCAGGGCTCGCTCGTCACCTTCTGGATCGAGCGCTACTTCACCGAGGGAAAATACCCGTCCGGCAACATCACCTGGGCCCACATGTGGTTCGTGGCCTATCTGCTGGTCATGGCCGTCGGCCTGTTCCCGGTCTTCCGCTTCCTGCAGTCGCCGCGGGGCGTGGTCCTGTCGCGCGCCTTCGCCGCCTTCGTGCGCTCGCCCTTCGTCTTCCTGCTCTTCCTGGTGCCGCTGGCGCTCAACCTGGCGCTGACGCCCGTCTTCCCGCGCCAGACCAACGCGCTCTACAATGACGGCGCCTGGTTCGCGGTCTGGGCGTCCTGGTTCGGCTTCGGCTTCCTGTTTGCCCGCCACCATGCGGAGATCATCGGCTCCGTCGTCGCCCGCCGCTGGACCAGCGCCGTGCTGGCGGCGGGCCTCACCGCCGCGCTCTACGCCTTCTGCTTCCTGCCTGCCGCCGATGCGGCCGCCTCGCTCGGCTCCTGGGAGAATCAGACGCCGGCCTTCAAGGCGCTCGACTTCGCGCTCGCCTGGACGATGATCCTGGCCTGCATCGGCTTCGCCGCCCGCCATCTCGACCGCCGCAGCGCCGCACTCGCCTGGCTGAACGGCAAGGTCTTCGCGCTCTACATCGTCCACCAGACCGTCATCGTCTGGGCGCTCTATCACGTGCTGCCCATCGAGGCCGGCGCCTGGACGAAATTCGGCCTCGTCGTCGCCATCACCGTCGCCGTCTCGCTGGCCATCGCGGTGGCCGCCGAACGCCTGCCCTGGCCGCTGCGGCTGGCCTTCGGCTTCGCCGACCGCCCGGCAGTACCCCGCGGCGTCTCCCCCGAACGCGCCGGCCGCCCGGTGAGCTAGAACCGACATCGGCTGTTGAAGCGGCGCGCCGCTTCGGCTATGAAGCCCTTGCCCAAGTCGCTTCCTCGCGGCCCGGGCCGATGCGGGAACCACGTTCTCGCGGCGCGCACCCGTAGCTCAGCTGGATAGAGTGCTGCCCTCCGAAGGCAGAGGTCACAGGTTCGAATCCTGTCGGGTGCGCCAATCATGAACAGAACTGGGCACTGATTGTTGACCTGTGGCGAGTACCTCGTCACGGAGTCGCGACGTCGGTCCTACAATCCGAATAGCGTCTTCGGAAACAACGATTCGATCAACTACTGATCGCAGGTAGGCTTTGCGCAGGG
The nucleotide sequence above comes from Aquibium microcysteis. Encoded proteins:
- a CDS encoding acyltransferase family protein, which codes for MIVTTGRLHYVDWLRVLAFGLLIVYHCSVAFFPDMSWLVKSGETSQVLSWAMDFPRAWRLALLFFVSGMGTWFAFRSAPGLTFLRDRTLRLLVPLLFAMAVVVVPQVWLERVMEEGYQGSLVTFWIERYFTEGKYPSGNITWAHMWFVAYLLVMAVGLFPVFRFLQSPRGVVLSRAFAAFVRSPFVFLLFLVPLALNLALTPVFPRQTNALYNDGAWFAVWASWFGFGFLFARHHAEIIGSVVARRWTSAVLAAGLTAALYAFCFLPAADAAASLGSWENQTPAFKALDFALAWTMILACIGFAARHLDRRSAALAWLNGKVFALYIVHQTVIVWALYHVLPIEAGAWTKFGLVVAITVAVSLAIAVAAERLPWPLRLAFGFADRPAVPRGVSPERAGRPVS